The DNA window CGCCCATTTCAGCCGTAACAGCCGCAATAGACGGATAGCAGATTTTAGTGTCGTGTTTCGGGGCGATTTTCAGGGAAAAAGCGGCCATAGAACCGCCCGGAAATCCCCTGTAGTATTACGGATAGGGTAGACTACGCCCTATCGGATTGTTGTGTTTCGGTATCAATTCGGTGTTCATTTTCGCCGGTTCTCCCTGATGTCGTTCCTGCCCCTGGCTCTCACAACGGCGTTTCGCTCCCTTTGGTACGCTCGTTGCGGTCAGGGTTCCTCCATTTCCCTGCCGCAAGTCGTTGCGCTACATCGCCGGGGAGCATATCCCATACAGGCCGGTCATTCGATTGGAATAATCCATCGATGAACTACCTGTATCATAGAACATTTTTGTTCCCTGTGCCGTATATCCACAAAGTAGGATTTCGGGGCGAAAAACGGAAATTTCCACGATTATGGAAAGTATGGTATAATCCAGTTAGCGGCAGGAAAACAGCCGCCGGAAAGGAGTGAGCGCCCTATGCTGAAAGCGACTACCATACAGGAACGCCTTTGGGAGTTACGCAAGGATAAAGGCTTAAATTTGGAAGAACTGGCGCAGCAAACCGGCATTTCAAAGTCAGCCCTCGCCAGTTATGAAGCCAACGACAATAAGGAAATCAACCACGGCAACCTTGTCACGCTGGCGGATTTTTATGAGGTATCTCTTGATTATCTGTTCTGCCGGACAGAAAACCGGGAGCAGATAAACACGCCCCTGATGGAACTGCACCTGAATGATGAAATGGTGGCGCTGCTAAAGAGTGGCCGTATCAACAACCGGCTCCTGTGTGAGATTGCTACCAACGATAAATTTGAGCAGCTTATGACCGACACGGAGATATACATAGACGGTCATGCAACCTCCACCTTTCGCACCCTGTATGAGACTTTGGAAGAACAGCGGCAGACCATCATCCAGAAATACAAGCAGGCGGAAAATGATTTCTATTCAAAGACCATCCTTGCCGCAGAGGTAAAGGAAGAAGATTTCTTCTGCCATGTGACGCACAAAACATGGGACGCCATTCTCCATGACATACGAAAAGCCCATGAACATGACATTGACAGCACGCCGGATTACTCTGCCGCAAAGAAAGTGGCGATGGATATTCGGAAAGCCATTCAATCCTCCGGGGATTATCTGGGAAAGGTGTGGGCGGTCATTTTCAATACGCTCGGCCTTGACTTTTACAAGCTGCCGCCGGATGAACAGAAGATATTAAAAAAGATATTGTCAAAAGCGCCGAACATCAAAAACAGCCCCTTCAACTTCCGGCGCAAGAGAAAATGAAAACTGCCGTTGTGGGAAGGAGTGTTCCTGCAACGGCAGCGTCTTTTATTCGCCGGTATATGCAATTTCTATCTCATAGCCGCCATCCTCATAGTAGGTGTGGAAAGAATAGTCCCCGATTTGTAAATCTCCCTCTGTGACAGGGTAGAAAGTCTTTTCCTCGGCGTCATAAATTACAGCTTCGTCTAAAAATTCATCTTCAACGGTAGTCAGGATTTCCCGGATACAATCATCACAAAAATGCGTTTTCATTTTGTGGGCGCTCACAATCCCTCGCCCTGGGTCTATGGAAGCGGTGGCGCTGTCCATGTTGGGATTTGACATCATCATCAAATGGGCTTCGCTGATTTCATCGTAACCAGAGGTAATCATTGTGCCGCCCCTTTCCCGTTGGCTCTCAATCGGTTCGGTTTTATCGAATATCTCCAGCCCATAGGCTTCGCCGGTATTCAGGAAAACCAGATTGATACGCTCCGGGAAGCCCCGTTCCAGACAGCAGCCGTCAGCCGTATTCGGGATATAGCGGATAAGATTTTCAATGTCTTGTCCGTACTGGCTGTACACTAAATCATGCCGGATGGTCTGGGTGATTTCCTCGTATTCATCATCGGTGGCCGTTGCCATGTAAGTAGCGACTGTTCCTAAAAAATCTTCCATCTCTTTCTGGTTTCGATGGCTCGTCCAGATATTCCCCGCCATGATACTGATTGAGATAAAAGCGAATGTGACAGCCCCTATCATAAAACCGCCATAAAGCAGGGAGCGCTTGTCATGCTGGCTCAAATGCTTTTTGTCCATATCCAGTTCATCATCTTCCCAGAAATCCAGCCAACTGTCCCGCAATTTTCTCCATACATTCTTCATATCAGTACCCTCCAACAAGCTATAAGCTAATATCTTATAGTCTATCAGAAGCTATTGAAAACGGCAATCATATTATAGTCTTAAAGTGTACAGAATGATAACTGATAGCTAATAGATGGGTGTGGACTATGGAAAAGAACGGATTAGGAAAGCGTATCAACGCAGTAAGGAAAGACCGGGGCTTAACTGCTGACCGGCTCTCGGAAATGTGCAATATCAACGCTACTTATCTCCGACAGATTGAGGGCGGCGTGAAAATGCCCAGCCTGCCGGTATTCATAGACATTTGCAAGGCTCTGAAAATCTCGCCGGATTATCTTCTGCAAGACGAATTGGAAGAAAATGAAATCAGTACCATCCGGGAGATAGAAGCACTCTGGGAAGAAGTTTCTCCCAGCAAACAGGCGCTTGCACTTGCCATGATAAAAGCGGCGTTGGAGCATAAGGAGTAGCAAAACAGCCAGCCGGGAACGGCTGGCTGAAAAACTTTCAGCATAATGAAGATTATTCAATATCTTGATTTACAGGTGTTTTTAAAGTAATTGCATACACGGTATTTATCTGCAACGGGTAACTTTCTGCTATTTCTCCGTTGTAGTACACAATAATTTCATCGCCAACAGAAACATCGGTATAGCTATCTTTGTTTTCTACATCTAATGAAACTTTACAACTTGCTCCATCAGGATAACTTTCCGTTTTGATATTGATTATAATAAAATTGTCTTGAACTTCTTCCACAATTCCGGTAATATTTGGCTCATTTTCTATGATATAATCCATAGTTCGATTGTTACAGCCTCCTAATCCTAATACGCAAATCAGTGTCAGAATGAATACTATACATCTTTTCATATTCGCACCTCATAAATCTGGATTTATCACTCTGATGTCTCCATTGTAGTCTTGTCCTGTTCCAACTCAATCACATCCAAAATACCACAATTCAGGGCTTCGCAGATACGAACCAGCGTTTCCATGCTGATGTTTTTGCCTTTACCCATGTTGGCAATCATATTTGTGGTAAGACCGGCGGCAATCCGCAAGTCCTCTTTCCTCATATTGCGCTCAACCAGCGTGTGCCAGAGGGGTTTATAGCTTATGTGCATTTATCCTCCTGCCTTTCTCCCGGTTCCGGGGTTCCTGTTCCCATTATATCAAAGTTCTTGCTATTCCACAAACATTTCTTGACACAATCGCCGGTTCCGTCTGGATTGTGCTTTTCCTTTCTTTTCTTGATTACATCTACTTAGCCATGAGCTGTTTCATGCCCTGCGACTTTACTGATGTGCGATAAAGAAGTAATAGAAATGTAAAAAATTTTGCCGTTCCTATCCGGCACTTGGCCATTGTGTCGGATAGGTCGGGCGTTAGGCTTCGGGCAAGTCAATCTTGCCGACAAAGCTGTAATAAATCTCAATGTCCTGCCTGCGGGTGCCGTTCTCGTCATAGCTACACTCATGCACGACGATTTTTTCAATCATTTCCCGCAAGAGGGTGGGGGTCAATTCCTCAAAGGCAAGGTGCTTTCGGACGATACCCATAAACTTTTCCGCGTTGACGGTGGCGGCCTGCGACTTGTCCAGTTCGGCCTGCAAAGCGGCGGCGCGGTCTTTCAGTTCCCGCTGTTCCTGCTCATAGTCTGCTGACAGTTCCATGAAACGCTCGTCACTGATTTTGCCGTTCACATTGTCCTCATACAGCCGCTTAATAATGCGGCTCACTTCGGCAATGCGCTCCTGCGCCTGTTCAAGCTGCCTGGTGGTTGCGGCGGTCTTTCTCTTGCCGCCGATCTCGTTCTGCTGGATAAGCAGCTTCACAAAGCGGCTCTCATGCTTGGCGGCATACTCCGTCACTTGCCGGAGATTGGAGAGGACACCGGCGGTCAACAGGTCGGTGCGGATAAAGTGCGCCGTACAGTCGCGGGTGCGCTTCTTGTAGCTGCCGCAGATGTAACAGTCCTGCTTGCGGTTCTTGTTCTGATACCGCTGCTGGTACATCACATGGCCGCAGTCGGCGCAGAACAGCATACCGGAGAACAGCCCCACTTCATCATAGCGGTTCGGGCGTTTGCGCTGCTTGCGTAACTCCTGCACGCGCTCCCATGTTTCCCGGTCTATGATAGGCTCATGGTGGTTCTCAAAAATGGCCTGCTTCTCCACGGGGTTCTCTACACTGTGTTTGACCTTGTAAGAGGGCTTTTCCGTCTTGAAGTTTACCAGACAGCCGGTGTACTCCCGGTTTTCGAGGATATGAACGACGGTGTTTGTCGCCCATTTACACTCATAGCCGGGGTGGTAGCGGCGTGTGCTGCCTGTCCTGCGGTATTCCAGCGTCCCCGGCGTGGGGATTTGCTGCTCCGTAAGCATACGGGCAATCTTGGTCGGGCCATTCCCGGCAAGGCAAAGCTGGTATATCTGCTGGACAACCGGCGCGGTTTCCTCGTCAACGATATAGTTCTCGTCCTCGTCCATGAGGTAGCCATAGACCGGCTTGCTGGTAACAGGCTTGCCGCTCATGCCTTTTGCTCGTTTTACTGCCTTGATTTTCTTGCTCGTATCTCTCACCAGCCATTCGTTGAACAGATTTCGCAGAGGGGTAAAATCGTTGTCCATGCTGCCGTTTGCGCTGTCCACATTGTCGTTGACAGCGATAAAACGCACTCCCTTTTGAGGGAACAGCATTTCCGTGTAAAACCCTACCTGCAAGTAGTTTCGCCCTAACCGGCTCATGTCCTTGACTATGACGGTTCCGACTTTCCCGGCTTCAATGTCTGCAAGCATGGCTTGAAAACCGGGTCTTTGAAAGTTCGCGCCGGAGAAGCCGTCGTCGGTGTACCAGCGCAGATTAGTAAAGCCGTTCTGCTTGGCGTAGGTTTCCAAAATCCTTTTCTGGTTCGATATGGAATTACTCTCGCCTTGCAACTCGTCCTCATGGGACAATCTCGGATAAAGGGCGGTAATGAGGTTTTGGGTGGCTTGTCTTAACATAAAATCCTCCGTTTCCGACAGCCAGCCCCACTATTCCGTGGTTTCATTGTACCACGGAATAGGGCGGGCTGTATAGCGGCAAAAGTGTAAAATCTGCTTCTTTATGATTTGTCAAATTGCCGGTTTTTGTGTAGCAGCGGCTTCCGCTTCCAGTACCCGCGCCATTTTGTCGGCGGCGGTGGTGGTAGTGTCTTTCTTGAAATAGCCGGACACGACAAGGACGGAATTGCCCATGCGGATTTCCGTCACGCAGTCGGGGCGGCGGGTGGTGCGGGTGTCGGGCTGCTTGTTATCTGCCATAGGCAATACTCCTTTCAGTCGGTAATCAGTTTCTTCATGCTCTCCATTTTCCGCTGCGCGGCTTCCTGCCGGAAGTTGTCGCCGGTAAAGCGTACCGGGACGCACATGGAAAGCAGGCGGTCATAAATCCGGGAATGGGCGGTGTCCTCCGGGTTCCGCAGGTCGTCCAGCGTGAGGTTGGTCGTGACGATCAGCGGCTTGCTGCTGCGGTAACGGCTGTCAATCACATTGAAAACCTGTTCCAGCCCGTATTCCGTCCCGCGCTCCATGCCGAAGTCGTCAATGATAAGCAGCGGATAGCGGCAAAGGCGGGAAATGTACTCGTTGCGGTTCTCAAAGCTGGCGGCAAGGTCGTTGAGGATAAGGGCAAAGTTCGTCATGTGGACGGGGATTTCTTTCTCCATGAGGGCGTTTGCGATACAGCCCGCAAGATAGCTTTTCCCGGTTCCCACGCCGCCCCAGAACAGGCAGCCGATATTGTCGGCTCGCATATCCGCCCAATGCTCCACATACCGGCGGGCAATCCCGGCCTGCGGGTTCCTGCCGTTGTCGTTCTCAAAAGTCCAGTCCCGCATGGTGGGGTCGGTAAAGCCCCGGCGTTTCAGTTCTTCCACGGTGTCAAGGTGCCTGCGCCGCTTCTCGGCGGCCTCCCGTTCCTCGCGGGCGGTTCTCTGGCAGTCGCACTCTGCCGGGTGACGGTCACGGCCAAAGATAGCGGCCTTATCCGGCGCAAAATAGGCTTCTTTCGGCTTGCGGCACTTGCCGCAGTACAGTAAACCGTCCTCGCCGGTGTAGTCCTCCGGCTCCGGGGCGGTGGTCGTCATATTCTCCAAAACAGCGTTGATTTCGTTCTTCATAAACTCTCGCCCTCCTTGCATGAGTAGTCTGGTATGCCCTTTTTCGGGGCTTTCTTTTTGTCGTTCCCCGCCCATATCCGCAGGGCGGCGGCATAGTTCTGGTAGCTTTTCCCGTTGGCGGCAAGGTAGCGGCTCATTTCCTCGATGAACCGTTCCAGCCTGTCGGGGTACTCTGCCTGCAACTCGTCGTATTCGGTCTGCGACAGAAAAATATTCTGGTATCGGCCATAGGGCGCGGGCGGCTCCCCACTCACTCCCTTTGTTTGGCTCTCTGTAAGGTTGTTTATAGTAGTTTGGTTAGGGGACGGTTTTCCGACCATCATAAGGTCGGTTTTCTGACCATCAGTAGGACGGTTTTCCGGCTCTATGAGGGTCGGATTTCCGGCCATCAGTTGGTCGGAAAACTGTACCTGTGGCACTCGCGGCACTTTGACATAAAGCCGGTTCGGTGCGGAGAAGCCGCCCCGTTCCCGTTCCAGCAGCCCCGCCATGTCCAGTTCATTAAGCGCCCCCTTTATGGTGGTGCTGCCCTTATCCAGTATTTCGGCTATCTCCGCGATTGGATAGATAATATATATCCTGCCCTCGTCGTCCTGCCACTTGTTCTTCTGGGAGAGTGTGGAACGGTCTAACAGCAGCGAATACAGCAGCTTGGCGGTCTGGGAAATCTCCATTTTCAGCAGGAAACGGGGGTAGGGCAGATAGATAGGCAGCGGCGTGTCTGCCATGATATAATCAGCGATAGTATCACCTCCCTGTGTTCGGGTTGATTGTGGTGTTTTGTCACGCCTTAGAACGGCGTTTCCGGGGGAAAAGGATAAATGTATCGCGTACCCTTTGACACTCACGAAAAAAACCTTGATTCATGCGGGTTTGAAAGGCTCTAAAGCGTGACATTTCTGCCTTTGTTTCCGCTTTCTCTCGGCGGCTTTGAGTTTCTTCATGCGTCCGGCGCAGTCGGGGCAGTATTTTCCCCGGTTGGATTTGGGGACAAATGCCGCCCCGCAGACCTCACACCGTTTCCGGCTCCCCCGGTACAAGAGGGCTGCGGCCAGTTCCCCGTCAAGGGGCAGGACAGCCACACGGAACCAGCGGCACATGAGGGAAAGGGAAATGCTTTGGACGCACACGCAAGGCTCCCCGTCGTCTAACAGCAGGCAGTTTCCCTCGTCGTAGTTACAGCACTCATGTACCAGCCGCCG is part of the Lachnospiraceae bacterium KGMB03038 genome and encodes:
- a CDS encoding helix-turn-helix transcriptional regulator, producing the protein MLKATTIQERLWELRKDKGLNLEELAQQTGISKSALASYEANDNKEINHGNLVTLADFYEVSLDYLFCRTENREQINTPLMELHLNDEMVALLKSGRINNRLLCEIATNDKFEQLMTDTEIYIDGHATSTFRTLYETLEEQRQTIIQKYKQAENDFYSKTILAAEVKEEDFFCHVTHKTWDAILHDIRKAHEHDIDSTPDYSAAKKVAMDIRKAIQSSGDYLGKVWAVIFNTLGLDFYKLPPDEQKILKKILSKAPNIKNSPFNFRRKRK
- a CDS encoding helix-turn-helix transcriptional regulator, whose product is MEKNGLGKRINAVRKDRGLTADRLSEMCNINATYLRQIEGGVKMPSLPVFIDICKALKISPDYLLQDELEENEISTIREIEALWEEVSPSKQALALAMIKAALEHKE
- a CDS encoding DUF3221 domain-containing protein, translated to MKRCIVFILTLICVLGLGGCNNRTMDYIIENEPNITGIVEEVQDNFIIINIKTESYPDGASCKVSLDVENKDSYTDVSVGDEIIVYYNGEIAESYPLQINTVYAITLKTPVNQDIE
- a CDS encoding helix-turn-helix transcriptional regulator, which gives rise to MHISYKPLWHTLVERNMRKEDLRIAAGLTTNMIANMGKGKNISMETLVRICEALNCGILDVIELEQDKTTMETSE
- a CDS encoding DUF4368 domain-containing protein; this encodes MLRQATQNLITALYPRLSHEDELQGESNSISNQKRILETYAKQNGFTNLRWYTDDGFSGANFQRPGFQAMLADIEAGKVGTVIVKDMSRLGRNYLQVGFYTEMLFPQKGVRFIAVNDNVDSANGSMDNDFTPLRNLFNEWLVRDTSKKIKAVKRAKGMSGKPVTSKPVYGYLMDEDENYIVDEETAPVVQQIYQLCLAGNGPTKIARMLTEQQIPTPGTLEYRRTGSTRRYHPGYECKWATNTVVHILENREYTGCLVNFKTEKPSYKVKHSVENPVEKQAIFENHHEPIIDRETWERVQELRKQRKRPNRYDEVGLFSGMLFCADCGHVMYQQRYQNKNRKQDCYICGSYKKRTRDCTAHFIRTDLLTAGVLSNLRQVTEYAAKHESRFVKLLIQQNEIGGKRKTAATTRQLEQAQERIAEVSRIIKRLYEDNVNGKISDERFMELSADYEQEQRELKDRAAALQAELDKSQAATVNAEKFMGIVRKHLAFEELTPTLLREMIEKIVVHECSYDENGTRRQDIEIYYSFVGKIDLPEA
- a CDS encoding ATP-binding protein, translated to MKNEINAVLENMTTTAPEPEDYTGEDGLLYCGKCRKPKEAYFAPDKAAIFGRDRHPAECDCQRTAREEREAAEKRRRHLDTVEELKRRGFTDPTMRDWTFENDNGRNPQAGIARRYVEHWADMRADNIGCLFWGGVGTGKSYLAGCIANALMEKEIPVHMTNFALILNDLAASFENRNEYISRLCRYPLLIIDDFGMERGTEYGLEQVFNVIDSRYRSSKPLIVTTNLTLDDLRNPEDTAHSRIYDRLLSMCVPVRFTGDNFRQEAAQRKMESMKKLITD
- a CDS encoding replication initiator protein A, whose product is MSVKGYAIHLSFSPGNAVLRRDKTPQSTRTQGGDTIADYIMADTPLPIYLPYPRFLLKMEISQTAKLLYSLLLDRSTLSQKNKWQDDEGRIYIIYPIAEIAEILDKGSTTIKGALNELDMAGLLERERGGFSAPNRLYVKVPRVPQVQFSDQLMAGNPTLIEPENRPTDGQKTDLMMVGKPSPNQTTINNLTESQTKGVSGEPPAPYGRYQNIFLSQTEYDELQAEYPDRLERFIEEMSRYLAANGKSYQNYAAALRIWAGNDKKKAPKKGIPDYSCKEGESL